The Triticum urartu cultivar G1812 chromosome 6, Tu2.1, whole genome shotgun sequence genome includes the window CACATACTGCAATGTAAAATAGCATCCTAGCTCACAACCCTTTGCTAGCAAAAAATAAACAAATGCATGTTTGCATGTGATTTGCAGGAAAGCCATGAATGCAAGGAAAGATGATTTGGATGATGTATTGAAACTTGTTTCATTCTTCAAAGACATGAAGGCAATAAATGATGAGCTTTTTTATGACATCCAAGTGGACAATGATAAGTCAATTAAAAACATTTTCTGGTCCAATGCAAGCTGCCGAGGAGCCTATCAAGACTTCAGCGATTGCGTAACATTCGACATGACTTACAAGACCAACAGATTTCATATGCCCCTGGGAGTGTTTGTTGGAACAAACCATCACTTGCAGTCAACGATATTTGCTGTTGCCCTGATAAGAGACGAAGATGCAAAGTCATTCAAGTGGCTGTTCGATACATTTCTACGGTGCATGAACAACAAGCACCCAACTTGCATTCTAACAAGTGAGTTAAAAAAAACTCCTCAAGTTTCATCATCTTTTCAGTCTATGGGTCTGTGTTGGTTGGGTACATTGGTTTTGTCTGAAAATAATGTAAAGAATGCAGTTCAACCACTGTAAGCACAGAAGTCCAACTAGCAGTACAAGAAAGTAAAATTATCTGTCACATGTTTAGAAAAAAATTAGTTATGAATGTGAAGTTCAAATACATGAATCATAGAAGTTCAAGGACAAATCTGTAAGATAAATATACGTAGCATGTTCAGAAAAATATAGTTATTTACGTGAAGTTCAAGCACTGCCACCACAGAAGTTCAACAACAATGCTTTAAGAAAATTTTTTATTGCGACACTACTAATTTGTTCTACTACTAACTGTGAAGGCAAGCACTGATACCAAAGAAGTTTAGCAACGCTGCTGTAAAGAAAAAATACATGTGACATTCTTAGATACCATATTGCCAAGATGTGTAGTTCAAGTACTTGTACAACATAAGTTCACCATTAGTACAAAAAAGAATCAAGTTTCATTTTTTTTAATTCATGCAGACCAATGCCCATCGATGGCGAAAGCTATACCACAATCATTTCCAAACACCGTCCACAAGCTATGCCGTTGGCACATCATGAAGAAGTACAGGGAATACCTCGCGTTGCTGTACAAAAAGTATAAAACATTCAAAGAGGAGTTCACAGCTATATTAAACTGGCCGCTGATGCCAACGGAGTTTGAAGATGCCTGGGCTAAACTCGTGCACAACTACAACCTGGAGAACGACCAGATGATGATGCAGCTCTGGAGTGATAGGAAGATGTGGATTTCAGCATATTACAAGAACATTTTCTGTGCTAGAATGACTTCCACACAACGAAGCGAGAGCATGAACCACGTGCTAAAGAAAGGGTTTGTCAAGGGGACCCAGAACCTACACAAGTTTGCTAGGCGGGTCAATGCTTGCATACAAACTCGGATGCAGAAGGAGAACGAGCAAACAATGACCAGCATGGTATGATGACAAGCACAAAACACCCCCATCATGTTCTGTTTTACCTTCAACATGTGCACTTTGAATTTTAAAAAATGAAACCCATGACTCTGCTTCGACTAATATCTCACTTTTTGACATGTGCAGACCAATCCTGTGACAAAAACAACTTACGGCTACGAGGAAGACATGTCTATCAAGTACACAAGAACCGTGTACACTAAGATGAGGAATAGGATGAGAAAGGCCACGCTATTTCGTGCAAAGCGTACAACAGTGCCCACTAAGTACCTTGTGTACTACCACAACAAGCCtggccatgatgatgaagaaagaTTTTCCTGGTCAAAGCATGAATTCCAGGTTAAGCTGACCTAGAGAAGGAAATATACGAGTGTGAATGCAAGCTCTGGACACACACAGGTGAGCGAAAAAACAAGATCATTAAATAGCTAGACTAGTAGTATCATATCAAAATTTATGAAACTCATTGCTGGCTCACAAACTATGTATTCTGCATTCATCACAAAAATGCTGGCCTGTTCTGCCTTCACATCATGAACATACTGGACTACATCAAGCCTGACAAATTTCCAAACAAGTATATCCTCAAACGGTACACAAAGACTGCAAGATCACAACCAACCTTTGATACAAGGGACTACAACACAACCGCATCAGATGGCAGCTCAAGGCTATTGAAGCAAGACATCTTGCCGCAGCTGaatttgatggttaacaagaaagCGGTGAGATGTGACCAGCAATATGACAGAGCCTACTATGTTCTCAAGAGGCTTGTGGAAGAGCTTGATGCAATACATTCAGCAAATCAAGCGGATGCTGACGAAAGGATGGCTGAAGAGGACGCTGAAATTGAAGATGACCTTCATTATTATGCAGCTGAAATGCTCAACGCTGCCGCTGAAGCCAACCAATGCAAGCAGGGTGATGGCCAATCAATGGAGCAGCGACAGCAAGAGATGATGAAATTGCCGTTGTATTCTGAAACAAAGGGTAGGAAGAAAATTACTGCAGCAAAGAAAAGTGACAAGAGAGCTCAAATGAAGGCACCACCTGCAGGAAGAGTCGTCGTGCACGATGAGAACGGAGTGCCACTTGGACACAGGAAATGCAGTGTGTGCAACCAGGTTGCGGGACACAACAAGCTGACCTATCCAACActattggaaagaaacaatgctGAGGAGATCAAGCAAACCAAATCTCAAAAACAGCAGCCCAAAGTTATGGAACAAAAGAAGGGACCACACCCAAAGAAAGAAAGCAGCAGACTTTGTAGCATATGCAAGGAGTATGAACCACATAATGCAAGAACATGCCCGAAGCGCGCAGATGCTGAAAAGACAAGCAAAATGCCAGAGAAGAAACAGAAAGCAAGACCTAGAGCCAACAACAAGAAAGTGgtggaagatgaagaggaagacgaagatgaagacaccgtcgaagaagaggaagacgaagaggaagatgaagtggaatgcgatgatgaagaggaagacgacgatgaagaggaagaggacgatgaagaggaagaggtacaTGTCAAGCAAAAACCTCTACCACCAAAGCCTAGGAGGAGCGCAAGGCTCATGAACAGTTAGAATAGGTCCATTAACACAATGCAAACTTGTGTCATGTCAATGTGCAGAACATTATGTCATCCCCTGGTAACATACactgtgaagttcaagtaatatTACTGCAGAAGTCCTGTTATGTTATGGCAGGAAGTGATGTGCTGGTGTTGTATTGCATGAAAGAGCAAGCAGTAATAAATTGAAAAACATACactgtgaagttcaagtaatatTACTGCAGAAGTCCTGGTATGTTATGGCAAGAAGTGATGTGCTGGTGTTGTATTGCATGAAAGAGCAACCAGCAAAATAATC containing:
- the LOC125512887 gene encoding protein FAR1-RELATED SEQUENCE 5-like: MKRNKTSQRMGCNARMRVKVQEDGTCVAVDIEYNHNHELMQTDDMLVFLHSHKNCDPTILEYVKLLQYHDVKHTTIMSMLSENEDGSYFLSMTGRDLLNQKAMNARKDDLDDVLKLVSFFKDMKAINDELFYDIQVDNDKSIKNIFWSNASCRGAYQDFSDCVTFDMTYKTNRFHMPLGVFVGTNHHLQSTIFAVALIRDEDAKSFKWLFDTFLRCMNNKHPTCILTNQCPSMAKAIPQSFPNTVHKLCRWHIMKKYREYLALLYKKYKTFKEEFTAILNWPLMPTEFEDAWAKLVHNYNLENDQMMMQLWSDRKMWISAYYKNIFCARMTSTQRSESMNHVLKKGFVKGTQNLHKFARRVNACIQTRMQKENEQTMTSMTNPVTKTTYGYEEDMSIKYTRTVYTKMRNRMRKATLFRAKRTTVPTKYLVYYHNKPGHDDEERFSWSKHEFQVKLT